One window of the Salminus brasiliensis chromosome 1, fSalBra1.hap2, whole genome shotgun sequence genome contains the following:
- the bphl gene encoding valacyclovir hydrolase isoform X3, which yields MATLNCSRGLHIFTVLRRVSTDGRLFSVSASSGKQGVNGVELHYQRVGEGEHPVLLLPGALGSGQTDFGPQLEKLDKRRFTVVAWDPRGYGCSRPPDRDFPLDFFHRDAKDAVDLMQALGFRRFSLLGWSDGGITALITAALNPALIKKIVVWGSNAYVSEQDVKIYNAIRDVSLWSERMRKPMEEMYGTQYFTQTWERWVDGISQFTRNPQGSICTELLQLIVCPTLIVHGAKDPMVPSFHPEYLLQNIRGSRLHIMPEGKHNLHLRFATEFNTLVEKFLTE from the exons ATGGCGACACTGAACTGCAGCAGAGGACTTCACATATTCACTGTGCTCCGAAGAGTCTCGACAGATGGTCGTCTCTTTAG CGTGTCTGCCAGCTCTGGTAAACAGGGTGTAAATGGAGTGGAGCTGCACTACCAGCGAGTTGGAGAAGGAGAGCACCCTGTGCTGCTTCTGCCAGGAGCCCTGG GCAGTGGTCAGACTGATTTTGGCCCACAGCTAGAGAAGTTGGATAAGAGGCGATTCACAGTGGTGGCGTGGGACCCTCGAGGTTACGGATGCTCACGTCCCCCAGACAGGGACTTCCCCCTGGACTTCTTCCACAGAGATGCCAAGGATGCTGTAGATCTGATGCAG GCATTGGGATTCAGAAGGTTCTCCTTGCTGGGCTGGAGTGATGGCGGCATCACTGCTCTCatcactgctgctttaaacccTGCCCTTATTAAGAAGATAGTGGTGTGGGGCTCCAATGCTTATGTCTCGGAGCAAGATGTCAAAATCTACAATG CAATTAGAGACGTGTCCCTGTGGAGTGAGCGAATGAGGAAGCCGATGGAGGAGATGTACGGCACTCAGTATTTCACTCAGACATGggagagatgggtggatggCATCAGCCAGTTTACACGCAATCCTCAAG GTAGCATATGCACAGAGCTATTGCAGCTGATTGTCTGCCCCACACTAATTGTCCATGGGGCTAAAGATCCTATGGTCCCCTCCTTCCACCCAGAGTACCTCCTACAGAACATACGAGGCTCACG GTTGCACATAATGCCAGAAGGGAAACATAACCTGCACCTGAGATTCGCCACTGAATTTAACACACTAGTGGAAAAGTTCCTGACTGAGTGA
- the bphl gene encoding valacyclovir hydrolase isoform X2, with the protein MVVSLGSGQTDFGPQLEKLDKRRFTVVAWDPRGYGCSRPPDRDFPLDFFHRDAKDAVDLMQALGFRRFSLLGWSDGGITALITAALNPALIKKIVVWGSNAYVSEQDVKIYNAIRDVSLWSERMRKPMEEMYGTQYFTQTWERWVDGISQFTRNPQGSICTELLQLIVCPTLIVHGAKDPMVPSFHPEYLLQNIRGSRLHIMPEGKHNLHLRFATEFNTLVEKFLTE; encoded by the exons ATGGTCGTCTCTTTAG GCAGTGGTCAGACTGATTTTGGCCCACAGCTAGAGAAGTTGGATAAGAGGCGATTCACAGTGGTGGCGTGGGACCCTCGAGGTTACGGATGCTCACGTCCCCCAGACAGGGACTTCCCCCTGGACTTCTTCCACAGAGATGCCAAGGATGCTGTAGATCTGATGCAG GCATTGGGATTCAGAAGGTTCTCCTTGCTGGGCTGGAGTGATGGCGGCATCACTGCTCTCatcactgctgctttaaacccTGCCCTTATTAAGAAGATAGTGGTGTGGGGCTCCAATGCTTATGTCTCGGAGCAAGATGTCAAAATCTACAATG CAATTAGAGACGTGTCCCTGTGGAGTGAGCGAATGAGGAAGCCGATGGAGGAGATGTACGGCACTCAGTATTTCACTCAGACATGggagagatgggtggatggCATCAGCCAGTTTACACGCAATCCTCAAG GTAGCATATGCACAGAGCTATTGCAGCTGATTGTCTGCCCCACACTAATTGTCCATGGGGCTAAAGATCCTATGGTCCCCTCCTTCCACCCAGAGTACCTCCTACAGAACATACGAGGCTCACG GTTGCACATAATGCCAGAAGGGAAACATAACCTGCACCTGAGATTCGCCACTGAATTTAACACACTAGTGGAAAAGTTCCTGACTGAGTGA
- the bphl gene encoding valacyclovir hydrolase isoform X1 codes for MEWSCTTSELEKESTLCCFCQEPWVNRHQHPRITDLQHKHVIAVLCTTTVRQCRSPLSSVFVVHTGSGQTDFGPQLEKLDKRRFTVVAWDPRGYGCSRPPDRDFPLDFFHRDAKDAVDLMQALGFRRFSLLGWSDGGITALITAALNPALIKKIVVWGSNAYVSEQDVKIYNAIRDVSLWSERMRKPMEEMYGTQYFTQTWERWVDGISQFTRNPQGSICTELLQLIVCPTLIVHGAKDPMVPSFHPEYLLQNIRGSRLHIMPEGKHNLHLRFATEFNTLVEKFLTE; via the exons ATGGAGTGGAGCTGCACTACCAGCGAGTTGGAGAAGGAGAGCACCCTGTGCTGCTTCTGCCAGGAGCCCTGGGTGAACCGTCACCAACATCCTAGAATTACAGATCTTCAACATAAGCATGTTATTGCTGTGCTCTGCACAACCACGGTGAGGCAATGTCGCTCTCCTCTGTCTTCTGTTTTCGTTGTGCATACAGGCAGTGGTCAGACTGATTTTGGCCCACAGCTAGAGAAGTTGGATAAGAGGCGATTCACAGTGGTGGCGTGGGACCCTCGAGGTTACGGATGCTCACGTCCCCCAGACAGGGACTTCCCCCTGGACTTCTTCCACAGAGATGCCAAGGATGCTGTAGATCTGATGCAG GCATTGGGATTCAGAAGGTTCTCCTTGCTGGGCTGGAGTGATGGCGGCATCACTGCTCTCatcactgctgctttaaacccTGCCCTTATTAAGAAGATAGTGGTGTGGGGCTCCAATGCTTATGTCTCGGAGCAAGATGTCAAAATCTACAATG CAATTAGAGACGTGTCCCTGTGGAGTGAGCGAATGAGGAAGCCGATGGAGGAGATGTACGGCACTCAGTATTTCACTCAGACATGggagagatgggtggatggCATCAGCCAGTTTACACGCAATCCTCAAG GTAGCATATGCACAGAGCTATTGCAGCTGATTGTCTGCCCCACACTAATTGTCCATGGGGCTAAAGATCCTATGGTCCCCTCCTTCCACCCAGAGTACCTCCTACAGAACATACGAGGCTCACG GTTGCACATAATGCCAGAAGGGAAACATAACCTGCACCTGAGATTCGCCACTGAATTTAACACACTAGTGGAAAAGTTCCTGACTGAGTGA
- the irf4l gene encoding interferon regulatory factor 4, which produces MSGLSGNGKLRQWLIEQVDGGRYPGLVWEDSDKTVFRIPWKHAGKQDYNRDEDAALFKAWALFKGKYREGIDKPDPPTWKTRLRCALNKSNDFEELVERSQLDTSDPYKVYRVIPEGTKRGSKSYESTSTLTGPHSYPVYPPYTPLQSQVCNYLSPAERRWRDFPLPEQTHVPDIHSPYSQNAYTPHWDNGYQISGSFYSCSAFEPSPPSFNLDQSLRSAEALALSDPRLQVCVYSGESLVREVTVFSMDGCRLAPYEENQAYGGPELVPLPQAEGSELESGVQIWMAPEGLCARRLCNARVYWEGAHAPYTDKPNKLEKDQTCKLLDTQLLIAELQAYFLQARPLPRCQVLLYFEECHNTQRRPITVQVEPLFARQILLICQQSSTNHMRAHELMPLLWDQLPHPQQDYPTSSPNQPHGNTLHDWTPSTQSAEQGMLKRESDLGECKSRLIS; this is translated from the exons ATGTCGGGGCTCAGCGGGAACGGTAAGCTGCGGCAGTGGCTGATCGAGCAGGTGGACGGGGGAAGATATCCGGGGCTGGTGTGGGAGGACAGCGACAAGACGGTGTTCCGCATCCCGTGGAAGCACGCAGGCAAGCAGGACTACAACCGGGACGAGGACGCTGCGCTCTTTAAG gcctGGGCGCTGTTTAAGGGGAAATACCGCGAGGGCATCGATAAGCCTGACCCCCCCACGTGGAAGACGCGCCTGCGCTGCGCTCTCAACAAGAGCAACGACTTTGAGGAGCTGGTAGAAAGAAGCCAGCTGGACACATCTGACCCCTATAAAGTGTACCGAGTGATCCCAGAGGGCACCAAGAGAG GGTCAAAGTCCTATGAGAGCACCTCCACACTCACAGGCCCTCACAGCTACCCAGTCTACCCGCCATACACACCTCTGCAGAGTCAG GTGTGTAACTACCTATCTCCGGCTGAGAGACGCTGGAGAGACTTCCCTCTGCCAGAGCAGACTCATGTTCCGGATATACACTCCCCCTACAGCCAAAACGCATACACTCCACACTGGGACAACG GTTACCAGATCAGTGGCTCCTTCTACAGCTGCAGTGCCTTTGAACCTTCTCCACCCTCCTTTAACTTAGACCAGAGTTTGCGATCAGCGGAGGCTTTAGCTCTTTCAG ACCCCaggctgcaggtgtgtgtgtacagtggagAGTCTCTGGTCAGAGAAGTGACCGTGTTCAGTATGGATGGCTGCAGACTGGCTCCCTATGAGGAGAACCAGGCCTACGGAGGACCAGAGCTGGTGCCCCTCCCTCAGGCTGAGGGCAGTGAGCTGGAGAGTGGCGTTCAGATCTGGATGGCCCCGGAAGGCCTGTGTGCCCGGCGTCTCTGCAACGCCAGAGTCTACTGGGAGGGAGCGCACGCCCCTTACACTGACAAGCCTAACAAACTGGAGAAAGACCAGACCTGCAAGCTTCTGGACACTCAGCTATTGATCGCAG agtTGCAAGCTTATTTTCTGCAGGCACGTCCCCTGCCCCGATGTCAGGTGCTGTTGTATTTCGAGGAGTGTCACAACACCCAGAGGAGGCCCATAACAGTGCAG GTGGAGCCGCTATTCGCTCGTCAGATTCTCCTCATCTGCCAGCAGAGCAGCACGAACCACATGAGGGCTCATGAGCTCATGCCACTGCTCTGGGACCAGCTGCCCCACCCACAGCAGGACTACCCCACCAGTAGTCCCAATCAACCCCATGGCAACACTCTGCATGACTGGACTCCCTCCACCCAGTCTGCAGAGCAGGGCATGCTCAAGAGGGAGAGCGACCTCGGCGAATGCAAGAGCAGACTAATCTCATAG